The window AGCGAAATACTACCTGTTTCTTCTGACACGACAATTGTTAAACTATCTGTCACTTCACTTATTCCAAGTGCTGCTCGATGTCTTGTCCCTAGTTCTTTTGAGATAAAAGGGCTTTCCGATAAAGGCAAATAGCATGCTGCTGCTGCAACCTGGTTTTTCTGTAAAATAACTGCTCCATCATGTAATGGTGTATTCGGAATAAAGACGTTTATTAACAACTCCGATGATATCTTTGCATTAAGCGGTATCCCTGTTTCTATGTAATCTCCCATACCCGTTTCTCTCTCGATGGATATTAAGGCTCCAATACGCCTTTTTGCCATATACTGAACAGATTTCACAACAGCTTCCACTGTTTTCACATGTTCTTCCTCTTCCGGCACTCCGCTTCTTGAGAAAAGTTTACCTCTTCCTAATTGCTCAAGAGCACGTCGTAACTCTGGTTGGAAAATAATAATAACCGCCAAAAATCCCCATGTAAGTGCCTGATCCATTAACCATTGCAACGTACTAAGTCCTAAAAAGCTACTAAGTATACGTACGATAACGATGACAGTAATCCCTTTTAATAGTTGTACTGCTTTCGTACCTTTAATGACAATAATCAGCTTATATATTACAAACCAAACTAATAGTATATCTAAAATGCTTATAAAATAGGATAAGATTGGATAATCTCCAACTGGTATTCCAAAAGGCATTTTCACACTTCCTTTAACAGTACAAGATTGATCTATTAAGTACGAAAACGTAACATTCCTATTATATCATATTTTTTAACAAAACTAACAATGATAAAAAGGGTAACTCCTTATCCAAATGGAATTACCCTTTTTCTTTATTTAAATATATTTAAAGCTTTAGAAAACGTATCTTTCATTGTAAACCACATGTACTCAAAAAGTTCGTTAATTTCTTGAATATCACCAGTTACATTACCAGCTGAAGCAAGATAGTTTTCTCCATTTAGTATTTCACCGTTTATCACAATTACATTCCCTTTTACTTCTCCATCCACTTGCAAATTACCATTTCTGACAGTAACATCACCTTCAATAATTTCCCCTTTTGGAACAACAACCGTGTTGTTTTCAATTAACAAGTTCGGCTGATTAGAAAACGAAAGTTTATTATCGTCTTGCCATCCTCCAATAAAGCTGCCTCCCATTAATAGGAGGAAAATAGACGCAGCTACTAAAAACGGATGCGAACGAACCCATCGATTAACACTAATAGATTTTTTCTCTTTTGGTAAATTACTTAATACATTTTGCGTGAAATTACTTGGCGCAGCAATATGTGAAGTACTTTGCACTAAACAAATAGCTTTTTCTATCTCATGGAAGTGTTGATAGCAGTCATGACAATTTTGAAGATGTGACTTCAATACTTTTTCCTTTTCAACATCCAAATCACCGTCTAAGTAATCATGCATATAATTTTTTATATGCGTTGGACATTTCTCCATTTTAAATGGCACCTCCAGGACTAAACATTACGTAACTGTTGTCTAAGAGCTTCTCGCCCACGGTGTATTCTCGTTTTAACCGTACCAACAGGTAGTTCTAAAATTTCACTTATTTCTTTTAAAGATAGTTCATCAATATATTTAAGTACAATCACTGATCGATATTTATCAGGTAGACTTAAAATTTGTTGTTGTATTTCTTCTTGAAGTTCGAGGCTTTGCAGTTCTTCTTCTGGTAATTGTACATCGGCAGCAACTTGTGAGTACATAGTTAAACCTTCTGTTCCAGCCACTTCAGCATCTAAGTAAT is drawn from Bacillus alkalisoli and contains these coding sequences:
- a CDS encoding anti-sigma factor family protein codes for the protein MEKCPTHIKNYMHDYLDGDLDVEKEKVLKSHLQNCHDCYQHFHEIEKAICLVQSTSHIAAPSNFTQNVLSNLPKEKKSISVNRWVRSHPFLVAASIFLLLMGGSFIGGWQDDNKLSFSNQPNLLIENNTVVVPKGEIIEGDVTVRNGNLQVDGEVKGNVIVINGEILNGENYLASAGNVTGDIQEINELFEYMWFTMKDTFSKALNIFK
- the cdaA gene encoding diadenylate cyclase CdaA; its protein translation is MPFGIPVGDYPILSYFISILDILLVWFVIYKLIIVIKGTKAVQLLKGITVIVIVRILSSFLGLSTLQWLMDQALTWGFLAVIIIFQPELRRALEQLGRGKLFSRSGVPEEEEHVKTVEAVVKSVQYMAKRRIGALISIERETGMGDYIETGIPLNAKISSELLINVFIPNTPLHDGAVILQKNQVAAAACYLPLSESPFISKELGTRHRAALGISEVTDSLTIVVSEETGSISLTKNGELHRDLDPNAFSELLTKELQATSKNASSTRWQWRGKKDG
- the sigW gene encoding RNA polymerase sigma factor SigW, producing the protein MEEIIKKRIKQIKKGDQDAFGEIVDLFKDKIYQLSYRMVGNAHEAEDIAQEAFIRAYMNIHTYDTNRKFSTWLYRIATNLTIDRIRKKKPDYYLDAEVAGTEGLTMYSQVAADVQLPEEELQSLELQEEIQQQILSLPDKYRSVIVLKYIDELSLKEISEILELPVGTVKTRIHRGREALRQQLRNV